The following are encoded together in the Microterricola viridarii genome:
- a CDS encoding sterol carrier family protein, which yields MARARIDDAQGRAAVAAWREDRAGASRDIRALAVRYTLQLLAELAPGNTLEVRVPPFGAVQCIEGPRHTRGTPPNVIETDAATWLALAIGERPWAEALGSGAVHASGQRADLAEQLPLL from the coding sequence ATGGCACGAGCACGCATCGACGACGCACAGGGGCGGGCGGCCGTCGCCGCCTGGCGCGAGGACCGCGCCGGCGCAAGCCGCGACATCCGGGCCCTCGCCGTGCGATACACCCTGCAACTGCTCGCCGAGCTGGCCCCCGGCAACACCCTCGAGGTGCGCGTGCCGCCGTTCGGCGCTGTGCAGTGCATCGAGGGGCCCCGGCACACCCGCGGCACCCCGCCGAACGTGATCGAGACGGATGCCGCCACCTGGCTGGCCCTCGCCATCGGAGAGCGTCCCTGGGCGGAGGCACTGGGCTCCGGCGCCGTGCACGCCTCCGGACAGCGCGCCGACCTCGCCGAGCAACTGCCGCTGCTCTAG
- the purD gene encoding phosphoribosylamine--glycine ligase — protein MRILVLGSGAREHAIITALLAEERHGGDAHEIIAAPGNAGIAADASAEGAGSVSTVALDANDPVAVADYAMDNNVQLVVVGPEAPLVAGVADALRTRGIPVFGPAQAAAQLEGSKTFAKRIMDEAGVPTGRAVRAGTLAEAKAAIDEFGAPYVIKADGLAAGKGVLVTESRDAAVNHAAFWLEHGSVLVEEFLDGQEVSLFFLSDGHNVLPLSPAQDYKRLADGDSGPNTGGMGAYSPLPWLDAEFGSEAEFVAEVQRTIALPTVRQLASEQTPFIGLLYCGLILTARGIRVIEFNARFGDPETQVVLPRLVTPLSGLLFDAATGALGERANPEFATDVCVTVVLASENYPETPVTGREIRGLDAASAVPGVHIAHAATASRDGNLVSTGGRVLNVVATAPDFAAARARAYEALALVELEGAQFRTDIAARVAG, from the coding sequence GTGAGAATTCTGGTCCTCGGTTCCGGTGCCCGCGAGCACGCCATCATCACCGCCCTCCTTGCAGAGGAGCGGCACGGCGGCGACGCCCACGAGATCATCGCCGCCCCCGGCAACGCCGGTATCGCAGCGGATGCCAGCGCCGAGGGCGCCGGCTCGGTGAGCACCGTGGCGCTTGACGCCAACGACCCCGTCGCTGTGGCCGACTACGCCATGGACAACAACGTGCAGCTCGTCGTGGTCGGACCGGAGGCCCCTCTGGTCGCCGGAGTCGCCGACGCGCTCCGCACCCGCGGTATCCCCGTGTTCGGCCCGGCGCAGGCCGCCGCCCAGCTCGAGGGTTCCAAGACCTTCGCCAAGCGCATCATGGACGAGGCCGGCGTTCCCACCGGGCGCGCCGTGCGCGCCGGCACCCTTGCCGAGGCGAAAGCCGCCATCGACGAGTTCGGCGCCCCCTACGTCATCAAGGCCGACGGCCTGGCGGCCGGCAAGGGCGTGCTCGTCACCGAGTCCCGCGACGCCGCCGTCAACCACGCCGCGTTCTGGCTGGAGCACGGCAGCGTGCTGGTCGAGGAGTTCCTCGACGGCCAGGAGGTCTCGCTGTTCTTCCTGAGCGACGGCCACAACGTGCTGCCACTCTCCCCCGCGCAGGACTACAAGCGCCTCGCCGACGGCGACTCCGGCCCCAACACGGGCGGCATGGGCGCCTATTCGCCGCTGCCCTGGCTCGACGCCGAGTTCGGCAGCGAGGCTGAGTTCGTCGCCGAGGTGCAGCGCACCATCGCGCTGCCGACCGTGCGCCAGCTGGCCAGCGAGCAGACCCCGTTCATCGGCCTGCTCTACTGCGGCCTGATCCTGACGGCGCGCGGCATCCGCGTGATCGAGTTCAACGCCCGCTTCGGCGACCCGGAGACGCAGGTCGTGCTCCCCCGTCTGGTCACGCCGCTCTCCGGCCTCTTGTTCGACGCCGCCACCGGCGCCCTCGGCGAGCGCGCGAACCCCGAGTTCGCGACCGACGTCTGCGTGACCGTGGTGCTGGCCAGCGAGAACTACCCCGAGACGCCGGTGACCGGCCGTGAGATCCGGGGCCTGGATGCCGCCTCCGCCGTGCCCGGCGTGCACATCGCCCACGCCGCCACCGCCAGCCGCGACGGCAACCTGGTCTCGACCGGTGGCCGCGTGCTCAACGTCGTGGCGACCGCCCCCGACTTCGCCGCCGCCCGCGCCCGCGCCTACGAGGCGCTCGCACTGGTCGAGCTCGAGGGGGCTCAGTTCCGCACGGACATCGCCGCCCGCGTCGCCGGCTAG
- a CDS encoding MgtC/SapB family protein, giving the protein MTIDWFTGTLATELVLLGMAFVLSAVIGLERLWHRKSTGLRTHTLVGVGSALFTLVSAYGFSQVTDPNVVVDPSRIAAQVVSGIGFLGAGVIFVRQNVVNGLTTAASIWMTAAVGMACGAGMPVLATAATVMHLFTTTLLSRFGRRLRPVPEDTVVVQYKGGREVLSEVLAAATSRGLRTSLTSTKTVETPSGAERIEAVLTFDSAGRRAQQQLLQDLSGIRGVVSVALADEDSD; this is encoded by the coding sequence ATGACGATCGACTGGTTCACCGGCACATTGGCCACCGAGTTGGTGCTGCTCGGCATGGCGTTCGTGCTCTCCGCCGTGATCGGCCTCGAGCGCCTCTGGCACCGCAAGAGCACCGGGCTGCGTACGCACACCCTGGTCGGCGTGGGCTCGGCCCTGTTCACCCTCGTCTCGGCCTACGGTTTCAGCCAGGTGACCGATCCGAACGTGGTTGTCGACCCGTCGCGCATCGCGGCTCAGGTGGTCTCCGGCATCGGCTTCCTCGGCGCCGGCGTGATCTTCGTCCGGCAGAACGTCGTCAACGGCCTGACGACGGCCGCGTCGATCTGGATGACGGCCGCCGTCGGCATGGCCTGCGGCGCCGGCATGCCGGTGCTCGCGACCGCCGCCACCGTCATGCACCTGTTCACGACCACGCTGCTCTCGCGCTTCGGTCGGCGCCTGCGCCCGGTCCCGGAGGACACCGTCGTCGTGCAGTACAAGGGCGGCCGGGAGGTGCTGAGCGAGGTCCTCGCCGCGGCGACCTCGCGCGGGCTGCGCACCTCGCTGACGAGCACGAAGACCGTCGAGACCCCGAGCGGGGCCGAGCGGATCGAGGCGGTGCTCACCTTCGACAGTGCCGGGCGTCGAGCGCAGCAACAGCTGCTGCAAGACCTCTCCGGCATCCGCGGCGTCGTCTCCGTGGCGCTCGCCGACGAGGACTCGGACTAG
- a CDS encoding heme ABC transporter ATP-binding protein, giving the protein MSDTALSSARADAAASADARLTARALSVTVDGARLLDGVDFAARPGELHALLGPNGAGKSTLLGALAGDVKPSAGSVSLDGRDLTGWKLRELARERAVLLQQHDVYFPFTVRQVIEMGRAPWRGTAAEDDDERLIEEAMQLTDVSALAERTVPSLSGGERARAALARVLAQGASLLMLDEPTAALDLKHQEDVLRLVRERATAGATVIVVVHDLSLAAAYADRVTLLQHGRVVATGTPGDVLTAERIGEVYGQPVEVFEHPRTGAPLIVPLR; this is encoded by the coding sequence ATGAGCGACACGGCACTCTCCTCTGCACGCGCGGATGCCGCGGCATCCGCCGACGCGCGGCTGACCGCCCGGGCGCTGAGCGTCACCGTCGACGGCGCCCGGCTGCTGGACGGTGTGGACTTCGCCGCCCGCCCGGGCGAGCTGCACGCGCTGCTCGGCCCGAATGGCGCGGGCAAGTCGACGCTGCTCGGCGCCCTCGCCGGCGACGTCAAGCCGAGCGCCGGCAGCGTGAGCCTGGACGGCCGCGACTTGACCGGCTGGAAGCTGCGCGAGCTCGCCCGCGAGCGCGCCGTGCTGCTGCAGCAGCACGACGTGTATTTTCCGTTCACCGTGCGCCAGGTGATCGAGATGGGCCGTGCGCCCTGGCGCGGCACCGCCGCCGAAGACGACGATGAGCGCCTGATCGAGGAGGCGATGCAGCTCACCGATGTCTCGGCGCTGGCCGAGCGCACGGTTCCGTCGCTCTCCGGCGGAGAGCGCGCCCGTGCCGCCCTGGCCCGAGTGCTGGCGCAAGGCGCGTCGCTGCTGATGCTGGACGAGCCGACGGCCGCCCTCGACCTGAAACACCAAGAGGACGTGCTGCGCCTGGTGCGGGAGCGGGCGACGGCCGGGGCCACCGTGATCGTCGTCGTGCACGACCTCAGCCTGGCCGCCGCCTACGCCGACCGGGTGACGTTGCTGCAGCACGGCCGCGTCGTCGCCACCGGCACTCCCGGAGACGTGCTCACCGCCGAGCGCATCGGCGAGGTCTACGGCCAGCCGGTCGAGGTGTTCGAGCACCCGCGCACCGGGGCTCCGCTGATCGTTCCGCTGCGCTAG
- a CDS encoding glycoside hydrolase family 5 protein yields MQRRTVRLIVAIAMAALAGSIATPVYAAETAPPSIPVLTGAELSASWAGPLSTRGRYVVDANGNRFKLKSANWDGAQGHWNGTAPKSDPANHNSGISYDIPMGLDRVPIATLMADFHSVGINSIRLPFSNEMLTMTAPVPDVAVLANPQLKGKTPLQIFDVVVETLTADGFAVILNNHSTTSRWCCGADDGNSKPHSGQTLDKFVSDWAFLATRYASNPRVVGMDLRNEVRRDITDDPNWGMGDANDLYKAYQLAAVAIQKVNPHTLIVMEGINWQGIPLDGFFHERPNLRPVATTSNTILYPDKLVYSSHVYGFTGPKHTGATGLGETHDLRYRDMTAAELSAAVIAESLFVTTSGQHYTAPVWLSEFGTTGAGQDNPKEVAWWNNFTDVLVANDTDFAAWPLVSQATEDGVFSDKFALLGYSASGTKFSIANDWRYPAWVKLITAAGKSGQVAVEPRWNMLGSGAISPDNNASLRLQGTDWDSAKWKGNCPDSERLIGLSRSSNRALCTNNAQPATSSTYAVVSNESTVTHDWAGGYSKLQCPAGQIATGFSVNPGVTNKWAMSKLLCSQSTTTLPTSQGRTLWFDQGDNRPAGVGSIGSDWAPGKFKGQCNNTEYIAGVAFTYRWNNGGVPSALLCKPLA; encoded by the coding sequence ATGCAACGTCGCACCGTGCGGCTCATCGTCGCGATCGCCATGGCCGCTTTGGCCGGGTCGATCGCCACACCGGTATACGCAGCAGAAACAGCACCGCCATCGATCCCCGTGCTCACGGGCGCCGAGCTCTCCGCCTCCTGGGCCGGCCCGCTCAGCACCAGGGGCCGCTACGTCGTTGACGCCAACGGCAACCGCTTCAAGCTGAAGTCGGCCAACTGGGACGGCGCCCAGGGCCACTGGAACGGCACGGCGCCGAAGTCCGACCCGGCCAACCACAACAGCGGCATCAGCTACGACATCCCGATGGGGCTCGACCGAGTGCCCATTGCCACGCTGATGGCGGACTTCCACTCCGTGGGCATCAACAGCATCCGCCTGCCGTTCTCCAACGAGATGCTGACGATGACAGCCCCGGTTCCGGATGTCGCCGTGCTGGCGAACCCGCAGCTGAAGGGTAAGACGCCGCTGCAGATCTTCGACGTCGTCGTCGAGACGCTCACGGCCGACGGCTTCGCCGTCATCCTGAACAACCACAGCACGACCTCGCGCTGGTGCTGTGGGGCGGATGACGGCAACTCCAAGCCGCACAGCGGCCAGACGCTCGACAAGTTCGTCAGCGATTGGGCGTTCCTCGCCACCCGCTACGCGAGCAACCCGCGGGTGGTCGGCATGGACCTCCGCAACGAGGTGCGCCGCGACATCACCGACGACCCGAACTGGGGCATGGGCGACGCCAACGACCTGTACAAGGCATACCAGCTCGCCGCGGTCGCCATCCAGAAGGTGAACCCGCACACGCTGATCGTGATGGAGGGCATCAACTGGCAGGGCATCCCGCTCGACGGCTTCTTCCACGAGCGGCCGAACCTGCGCCCGGTCGCGACGACGTCGAACACGATCCTCTACCCCGACAAGCTCGTGTACTCCTCGCACGTCTACGGCTTCACCGGTCCCAAGCACACCGGCGCGACCGGCCTCGGCGAGACCCACGACCTGCGCTACCGCGACATGACCGCCGCCGAGCTCTCCGCCGCGGTGATCGCCGAGTCGCTGTTCGTGACGACATCCGGCCAGCACTACACGGCGCCGGTCTGGCTGAGCGAGTTCGGCACGACGGGCGCCGGCCAGGACAACCCCAAGGAGGTGGCCTGGTGGAACAACTTCACGGATGTGCTCGTGGCCAACGACACCGACTTCGCGGCGTGGCCGTTGGTGAGCCAGGCCACAGAGGACGGCGTGTTCAGTGACAAGTTCGCACTGCTCGGGTACTCGGCATCCGGCACCAAGTTCAGCATCGCGAACGACTGGCGCTACCCCGCCTGGGTGAAGCTGATCACCGCCGCCGGCAAGAGCGGCCAGGTTGCCGTCGAGCCGCGCTGGAACATGCTCGGCAGCGGTGCGATCTCTCCCGACAACAACGCCTCGCTGCGCTTGCAGGGCACCGACTGGGATTCAGCCAAGTGGAAGGGCAACTGCCCCGACTCCGAGCGCCTGATCGGCCTCTCCCGCAGCTCGAACCGCGCCCTGTGCACCAACAACGCGCAGCCGGCAACGAGCAGCACATACGCGGTCGTGAGCAACGAGTCCACGGTGACGCACGACTGGGCGGGCGGATACAGCAAGCTGCAGTGCCCGGCCGGCCAGATCGCCACGGGCTTCAGTGTGAACCCGGGGGTCACCAACAAGTGGGCGATGTCGAAGCTGCTCTGCTCGCAGAGCACGACGACGCTGCCGACGAGCCAGGGGCGCACCCTCTGGTTCGACCAGGGCGACAACCGCCCGGCCGGGGTTGGCTCGATCGGCAGCGACTGGGCCCCGGGCAAGTTCAAGGGACAGTGCAACAACACCGAGTACATCGCCGGTGTTGCATTCACCTACCGCTGGAACAACGGCGGAGTGCCGAGCGCGCTGCTCTGCAAGCCGCTGGCGTAG
- a CDS encoding heme/hemin ABC transporter substrate-binding protein — MSFLLSPRRGRSPLRAGVPALIAATLTLLAVTGCAGPAAAPGTAAEVKRECVASETPLTELAILDDPRAWVGPSTACLADADITAIDSPDEPQLPVTVVDDKGTEVTVTDASRILAVDVSGSLAATVFGLGLGDRVIGRDSSTGFAAAAGLPLVTTGGHQLSAEPILELAPTVILTDTTLGPPAVIAQLRDAGIPIVITTSKRNIDTIGTVIEQVAAALGVADAGTRLTEKVHAELAAVQADIESIAPADTADRPRMLFLYLRGSAGVYYLFGEESGADALITSIGGRDVAGEIGWQGMRPVTAEALVEAAPDLVLVMSKGLESVNGVDGLLDSIPALASTPAGQNRRFVDMSDSEILSFGPRTPQVLDALARAVYAPEQSGPIGE, encoded by the coding sequence ATGAGCTTCCTCCTCTCCCCTCGCCGCGGGCGGTCCCCGCTCCGGGCTGGAGTTCCCGCGCTGATCGCCGCGACGCTGACCCTGTTGGCAGTGACAGGATGCGCCGGCCCGGCCGCAGCCCCCGGGACGGCCGCCGAGGTGAAGCGGGAGTGCGTGGCATCCGAGACGCCGCTCACCGAGCTTGCCATTCTCGACGACCCGCGCGCGTGGGTCGGCCCGTCGACCGCCTGCCTGGCCGACGCCGACATCACCGCGATCGACTCCCCCGACGAGCCCCAGCTGCCCGTCACCGTCGTCGACGACAAGGGCACAGAGGTGACCGTGACCGACGCCTCGCGAATCCTCGCTGTTGATGTGTCTGGCTCGCTCGCCGCCACCGTGTTCGGCCTCGGGTTGGGCGACCGCGTCATCGGCCGCGACAGCTCCACCGGCTTCGCCGCCGCGGCCGGGCTGCCCCTCGTGACGACGGGCGGCCACCAGCTCTCGGCCGAGCCGATCCTCGAACTCGCCCCCACCGTCATCCTCACCGATACGACGCTCGGCCCGCCCGCCGTCATCGCCCAGTTGCGCGACGCCGGCATCCCGATCGTGATCACCACCTCCAAGCGCAACATCGACACCATCGGCACCGTCATCGAGCAGGTCGCCGCCGCCCTCGGGGTCGCGGATGCCGGCACGAGACTCACCGAGAAGGTGCACGCCGAGCTCGCCGCGGTGCAGGCCGACATCGAGTCGATCGCCCCGGCCGACACCGCCGACCGCCCGCGGATGCTGTTCCTCTACCTGCGCGGCAGCGCCGGCGTCTACTACCTTTTCGGCGAGGAGTCAGGGGCCGACGCCCTGATCACGAGCATCGGCGGCCGGGACGTCGCCGGCGAGATCGGCTGGCAGGGCATGCGCCCGGTCACCGCCGAGGCGCTCGTCGAGGCCGCGCCCGACCTGGTGCTCGTGATGAGCAAGGGGCTGGAGTCGGTGAACGGCGTGGACGGCCTGCTCGACAGCATCCCCGCGCTGGCCAGCACGCCGGCCGGGCAGAACCGCCGCTTCGTCGACATGAGCGACTCCGAGATCTTGAGCTTCGGCCCGCGCACCCCGCAGGTGCTGGATGCCCTGGCCCGCGCCGTGTACGCGCCGGAGCAGTCTGGCCCGATCGGTGAGTAG